One genomic segment of Primulina tabacum isolate GXHZ01 chromosome 9, ASM2559414v2, whole genome shotgun sequence includes these proteins:
- the LOC142555881 gene encoding vacuolar protein sorting-associated protein 28 homolog 2-like, which translates to MEVKLWNDKRVREMYDNFGELFAIIKATEKLEKTYVRDIIPPSEYETECQKLLTHFKTLSSTVKDIAPSIERFHDIYKMDCPAALNRLVISGVPATIEHRTTSALSATTSAAIVAVCVQNFITAMDSLKLNMVAVDQVHPLLSDLAASLNKLSILPPDFEGKTKMKEWIARLSKLGAADELTEQHARQLHFDLESSYNSFMAALPAAGT; encoded by the coding sequence ATGGAGGTTAAACTATGGAACGACAAGCGCGTAAGAGAGATGTACGACAATTTTGGTGAGCTTTTCGCAATTATTAAAGCTACTGAGAAGCTTGAGAAAACTTATGTTCGCGACATAATTCCTCCATCGGAGTACGAAACTGAATGCCAAAAATTATTAACCCACTTTAAGACTCTATCATCCACTGTGAAAGACATTGCGCCAAGCATTGAGCGATTCCATGATATATATAAAATGGACTGCCCGGCTGCCCTGAATCGGCTTGTGATTTCAGGTGTTCCTGCCACTATTGAGCACCGTACAACTTCAGCACTATCAGCCACAACTTCAGCTGCCATTGTTGCAGTGTGTGTACAGAATTTCATTACGGCAATGGATTCTTTGAAACTGAACATGGTTGCTGTTGATCAGGTCCATCCATTGTTGTCTGATTTAGCTGCTTCTCTCAATAAGTTGTCGATTCTGCCACCTGATTTCGAGGGCAAGACGAAGATGAAGGAATGGATTGCCAGACTTTCAAAATTGGGTGCTGCTGATGAGCTGACGGAGCAGCATGCACGGCAGCTACACTTTGATCTGGAGTCGTCTTACAACTCCTTCATGGCTGCGTTACCAGCCGCAGGAACGTAG
- the LOC142555882 gene encoding homeobox-leucine zipper protein MERISTEM L1-like: protein MYPNMFDGHQFLLDMEHKTPENEMDDLIRGDDHNETKPGTNTMEAPGSIDDQDPNERPKKKRYHRHTQHQIQEMELYFKESPHPDDKQRKELGRRLTLEPLQVKFWFQNKRTQMKAQHERHENTSLKTENDKLRAENLQYKEALSNATCPNCGGSSAIGEMSFDEQQLRIENSRLREEIDRIFGIAAKYVGKPLLSSPHLPEGAARSLDLGAGNFVPQAGIAGEVYGAPDLLRSLSGPTEADKPMIIELAVAAMEELIRMAQTGEPLWIRSAETNSVQILSEDEYIRTFPRGIGTKPLGMKSEASRESSVVIMNHVNLVEILMDVNQWSNVFSSIVSRATTMEVLSTGVAGNYNGALQVMTAEFQVPSPLVPTREIYFVRYCKQHTEGIWAVVDVSLDNLRPTSISRCRRRPSGCFIQELPNGYSKVTWVEHVEVDDRSVHSIYKPLVESGMAFGARRWVATLDRQCERLASSMANTIAAGDIGVISSPGGRKSMLKLAERMVMSFCTGVGASTAHTWTTLSGSGADDVRVMTRKSTDEPGRPPGIVLSAATSFWLPVPPKRVFDFLRDENSRSEWDILSNGGHVQEMAHIANGRDPGNSVSLLRVNSANTSQSNMLILQESCTDSTGSYVIYAPVDIMAMNVVLTGGDPDYLALLPSGFAILPDGPNKHQAGRGLEIGSSGSLLTVAFQILVDSVPTAKLSLGSVATVNSLINCTIERIKDAVLGESA from the exons ATGTATCCAAACATGTTTGACGGGCACCAATTTTTGCTGGACATGGAACATAAAACACCAGAAAATGAAATGGACGACTTAATCCGGGGTGATGATCATAATGAAACAAAACCAGGCACTAATACTATGGAAGCTCCGGGCTCCATTGATGATCAAGACCCCAATGAAAGACCCAAGAAGAAGCGATACCATCGTCACACACAGCATCAAATCCAAGAAATGGAATT ATATTTCAAGGAAAGCCCGCATCCTGATGACAAGCAAAGAAAGGAGCTTGGCCGGAGATTAACGCTGGAGCCTCTGCAAGTGAAATTTTGGTTCCAAAACAAGCGCACCCAGATGAAG GCTCAACATGAACGCCATGAGAACACGAGTCTGAAAACCGAGAATGATAAGCTTCGTGCAGAGAACTTACAATACAAGGAAGCTCTCAGTAATGCTACTTGTCCCAACTGTGGTGGCTCGTCTGCCATTGGAGAAATGTCCTTTGATGAGCAGCAACTCAGGATAGAAAATAGCCGCTTGAGAGAAGAG ATTGATAGGATTTTCGGAATAGCTGCAAAGTATGTCGGCAAACCTCTGCTCTCATCTCCTCATCTCCCTGAAGGAGCGGCTCGTTCACTTGATCTTGGAGCTGGGAATTTCGTTCCACAAGCAGGCATTGCTGGAGAGGTTTATGGAGCTCCAGACCTTCTTAGGTCACTTTCTGGCCCTACCGAGGCTGACAAGCCGATGATCATCGAGCTGGCTGTAGCAGCTATGGAGGAACTCATACGAATGGCGCAAACTGGAGAGCCCTTGTGGATTCGGAGCGCTGAGACGAATTCTGTTCAGATTTTGAGTGAAGATGAATATATTCGAACTTTTCCTCGTGGGATTGGAACAAAACCATTGGGAATGAAATCTGAAGCCTCGCGGGAATCGTCTGTGGTGATTATGAACCATGTTAATCTGGTGGAGATTTTGATGGACGTG AATCAATGGTCCAATGTGTTCTCCAGTATTGTTTCCAGAGCAACGACCATGGAAGTATTATCGACCGGTGTGGCGGGAAACTATAACGGAGCTCTTCAAGTG ATGACAGCCGAGTTCCAAGTCCCGTCTCCATTAGTTCCAACTCGCGAAATCTATTTCGTCAGATACTGCAAACAACATACGGAAGGGATTTGGGCTGTTGTTGATGTTTCTTTAGACAACCTTAGACCTACCTCTATATCAAGATGTAGAAGAAGGCCATCAGGTTGTTTTATTCAAGAACTTCCCAATGGTTACTCTAAG GTTACATGGGTTGAACATGTGGAGGTGGATGACAGATCTGTTCATAGTATCTATAAACCTCTAGTTGAATCAGGAATGGCATTTGGGGCAAGGCGCTGGGTAGCAACACTTGACCGACAATGTGAACGATTAGCAAGTTCAATGGCAAACACCATTGCAGCTGGTGACATTGGAG TGATATCATCCCCGGGGGGTCGAAAGAGTATGCTGAAACTGGCTGAAAGAATGGTAATGAGTTTCTGTACGGGTGTTGGTGCTTCAACCGCGCATACATGGACGACACTTTCTGGAAGCGGTGCTGATGATGTTAGAGTCATGACTCGAAAAAGCACGGACGAGCCCGGGAGGCCGCCTGGAATTGTGCTTAGTGCCGCAACTTCATTCTGGCTTCCAGTTCCACCAAAGAGAGTTTTTGATTTCTTGAGGGATGAGAATTCAAGAAGTGAG TGGGATATTCTTTCGAATGGCGGCCATGTTCAAGAAATGGCACATATTGCCAATGGCCGTGATCCTGGAAACTCCGTTTCTTTACTCCGTGTTAAT AGTGCAAATACAAGCCAAAGCAACATGCTGATCCTACAGGAGAGTTGCACAGATTCGACGGGCTCATATGTCATTTATGCACCAGTAGACATCATGGCCATGAACGTTGTCTTAACTGGTGGAGACCCGGATTATCTTGCCCTCTTGCCGTCAGGATTTGCCATACTTCCAGATGGGCCGAATAAACATCAGGCTGGTAGGGGACTGGAGATTGGGTCCAGCGGATCTTTACTGACTGTCGCATTTCAGATATTGGTTGATTCGGTCCCGACGGCGAAGCTTTCATTAGGATCTGTTGCAACGGTCAACAGCCTGATCAATTGCACTATTGAAAGGATAAAAGATGCTGTTCTAGGCGAGAGTGCATGA
- the LOC142555884 gene encoding CRIB domain-containing protein RIC10-like isoform X2, translating into MGTKIKGIYKGFKYGLSQIFVVKEREIEIGYPTDVKHVAHIGWDGHSGSAPTWMNEFRTVPDFTATSIGNSGSALSPWSSQDYGESVRLQSGSEMLKDVPSAELPGIKKKQKRKKSKSSSSPKSSSSHSSRTSRAAKSKSKLVGECGTKPSNMEVA; encoded by the exons ATGGGAACAAAAATAAAAGGGATTTACAAAGGATTCAAATATGGCCTGTCTCAAATATTTG TTGTTAAGGAGCGGGAGATTGAGATCGGGTACCCAACTGATGTTAAGCATGTGGCACATATTGGGTGGGATGGCCATTCTGGGAGTGCACCTACTTGG ATGAATGAATTCAGGACTGTGCCTGATTTCACAGCAACGTCGATTGGCAATTCGGGCTCTGCACTTTCTCCATGGTCATCTCAAG ATTATGGAGAATCAGTGAGGCTGCAATCGGGTTCTGAGATGTTAAAAGACGTACCATCTGCGGAACTGCCTGGCATCAAGAAAAAGCAGAAACGGAagaaatcaaaatcttcttCCTCGCCAAAGTCTAGTTCTTCTCATTCGTCAAGAACATCAAGAGCAGCAAAATCGAAATCCAAACTCGTCGGAGAATGTGGCACAAAACCATCTAACATGGAAGTTGCGTAG
- the LOC142555884 gene encoding uncharacterized protein LOC142555884 isoform X1, whose amino-acid sequence MLILICLCLQYWKSYGDCEQEERRRSFPVESPFSLCHFCCLIVRQRNSSYIWWVFLLHCAPYLEREQLYWSCFALTIMGTKIKGIYKGFKYGLSQIFVVKEREIEIGYPTDVKHVAHIGWDGHSGSAPTWMNEFRTVPDFTATSIGNSGSALSPWSSQDYGESVRLQSGSEMLKDVPSAELPGIKKKQKRKKSKSSSSPKSSSSHSSRTSRAAKSKSKLVGECGTKPSNMEVA is encoded by the exons ATGCTTATCTTGATATGCTTATGTCTACAGTATTGGAAGAGTTATGGGGATTGTGAGCAGGAGGAGAGGAGAAGAAGCTTCCCTGTTGAATCTCCTTTCTCTCTGTGTCATTTCTGTTGCTTGATTGTAAG GCAAAGGAACAGTTCTTACATTTGGTGGGTTTTTCTTCTGCATTGTGCTCCATATCTTGAAAGAGAGCAGCTTTATTGGAGTTGTTTTGCACTGACAATAATGGGAACAAAAATAAAAGGGATTTACAAAGGATTCAAATATGGCCTGTCTCAAATATTTG TTGTTAAGGAGCGGGAGATTGAGATCGGGTACCCAACTGATGTTAAGCATGTGGCACATATTGGGTGGGATGGCCATTCTGGGAGTGCACCTACTTGG ATGAATGAATTCAGGACTGTGCCTGATTTCACAGCAACGTCGATTGGCAATTCGGGCTCTGCACTTTCTCCATGGTCATCTCAAG ATTATGGAGAATCAGTGAGGCTGCAATCGGGTTCTGAGATGTTAAAAGACGTACCATCTGCGGAACTGCCTGGCATCAAGAAAAAGCAGAAACGGAagaaatcaaaatcttcttCCTCGCCAAAGTCTAGTTCTTCTCATTCGTCAAGAACATCAAGAGCAGCAAAATCGAAATCCAAACTCGTCGGAGAATGTGGCACAAAACCATCTAACATGGAAGTTGCGTAG
- the LOC142504480 gene encoding uncharacterized protein LOC142504480 — translation MGADIGKRIVLPTSFIGGPRDMRRRYMDAITLVQRYGKPDIFLTMTSNPNWPEIKALCLPSDEIHNRPDLITRIFRAKLQVLKDELFKKDIFGHVIDYTYVIEFQKRGLPHAHFLLIFNQASKLFCPEAFDRVVSAELPDPQTQPYLLSLVVKHMMHGPCGLLNPSCPCMKINSCKFNYPKDFSEYTKYGTNSYPIYRRRNDNHIVIVRGSRLDNRWVVPYNQYLLAKFNCHINVEICSTIQAIKYIYKYIYKGHDKILYTLATDEKEHVVDEIKQFQTARWISPPEAAWRIFKFDLNHVYPSVICLPIHLENEQVITFHANQSLYNIANNPTNKKTMLTQFFYMNKYNEYSKKMNCLYVEFPEYFTWHSDSKEWEPRKKHEVIGRIFNCRPSDSEKFYLKLLLMHVRKPTSFTDLRTINGETFKTFREAAQILGLIEADSTVDMCMQEVAAYLMPHTLRQLFATVLVYCNPKNPQHLWLKFETFLSEDFKHNNALSPNVTKHKVLTILGNYLYSMGKNLEDFFPANDDLIRCCHDNMTKELQNEQNIVIPAEDLLTVEQLNIEQRQAYNRIMYHVNNDLPNAFFIDGPGGTGKTFLYKAILATIRSNGHIALATATSGVAASLLPGGRTSHSRFKIPLDENDSNSCSISKQSTLARLIKLAKLIIWNEATMAKRSTIEKFNEMLKDVMGLDRLFGGKIVVFGGDFRQTLPVILKSTRDAITDASIIMSPLWKEFDKIKLKENMRAFLDPEFSSYLLRIGNGIEYTNEKEEIQIPNKINIPFVDDVTSLHALIDMVFPNISDPNIDFSSFVKRAILTTRNEFVHEINDLLISKFSGEEKTYFSCDENTSNCIIPDQQELFHCLTPQGLPPHKLTLKINSPIILLRNINPTEGLCNGTRLLCKGFNKNIIYAEISVGTHAGKPVFIPRITLEAPHDNFSTIPFKRKQFPVRLCYAMTINKAQGQTLDFVGVYLKEPVFSHGQLYVALSRAKNIGQVKVLIRPSTPLIQNTNYTKNIVYHELLQAANIH, via the coding sequence ATGGGTGCTGATATTGGAAAACGCATAGTATTACCTACTTCATTTATTGGAGGTCCTAGAGATATGCGTAGAAGATATATGGATGCGATAACTTTAGTTCAACGCTATGGGAAACCTGATATTTTTTTGACAATGACTTCGAATCCAAATTGGCCAGAAATAAAAGCTCTATGTCTACCTTCTGATGAAATACATAATAGGCCTGACTTAATCACTAGAATATTTCGTGCAAAACTTCAGGTTTTAAAAGATGAATTGTTCAAGAAAGACATATTTGGTCATGTTATTGATTATACTTATGTGATAGAGTTCCAAAAAAGAGGTCTACCACATGCTCATTTTTTGCTTATTTTCAATCAAGCATCAAAACTCTTTTGTCCAGAAGCATTTGATAGAGTTGTTAGTGCCGAATTACCTGATCCACAAACTCAACCATATTTGCTTTCATTAGTTGTAAAGCATATGATGCATGGACCTTGTGGTTTGCTTAATCCATCGTGCCCTTGTATGAAAATAAATTCCTGTAAATTTAATTACCCTAAAGACTTCTCAGAGTATACAAAATATGGTAcaaattcatatccaatatACCGTCGTAGAAATGACAACCATATTGTTATTGTTAGGGGTTCACGACTAGATAATCGGTGGGTAGTACCTTACAACCAATATCTATTGGCTAAATTTAATTGCCATATTAATGTTGAAATATGTTCAACAATCCAAGCTATAAAATACATTTACAAATATATTTACAAAGGACacgataaaattttatatacaCTAGCTACAGATGAAAAAGAGCATGTGGTTGATGAAATCAAACAATTTCAAACTGCAAGATGGATTTCACCTCCTGAAGCTGCTTGGagaattttcaaatttgatCTGAACCATGTGTATCCATCAGTAATATGTTTACCTATTCATCTAGAGAATGAACAAGTTATAACTTTTCATGCTAATCAATCATTATACAACATTGCTAATAACCctacaaataaaaaaacaatGCTAACCCAATTTTTCTACATGAATAAATACAATGAATATTCTAAAAAAATGAATTGTTTATACGTTGAGTTTCCTGAATATTTTACATGGCACAGTGATTCAAAAGAATGGGAACCGCGTAAGAAACATGAGGTCATTGGTAGGATTTTTAATTGTCGTCCTTCAGACAGTGAAAAGTTTTATTTGAAGTTGCTATTAATGCATGTTAGGAAACCAACATCTTTTACAGACTTAAGAACAATCAATGgagaaactttcaaaacttTCAGAGAGGCTGCACAAATATTAGGCTTAATAGAGGCTGACAGCACTGTTGATATGTGTATGCAAGAAGTTGCTGCTTACTTAATGCCTCATACTTTACGACAGTTATTTGCTACTGTTCTTGTATATTGTAATCCAAAAAATCCCCAACATTTATGGCTCAAATTCGAAACTTTTCTTTCAGAAGATTTTAAACACAACAATGCTCTTTCTCCTAATGTAACTAAACATAAAGTTTTAACCATTCTTGGTAATTATTTGTACTCGATGGGAAAAAATTTAGAAGACTTCTTTCCTGCAAATGACGACCTAATTAGATGTTGTCATGATAATAtgacaaaagaattacaaaatGAACAAAACATAGTTATACCTGCTGAAGATCTCTTAACTGTTGAACAACTAAATATAGAGCAAAGACAGGCATATAATCGAATAATGTATCATGTTAACAATGATTTACCAAATGCTTTTTTTATTGATGGCCCTGGAGGCACTGGCAAAACTTTTTTATACAAAGCTATCCTTGCAACAATTCGCTCAAATGGTCATATAGCACTTGCTACAGCTACTTCAGGAGTAGCAGCATCTTTGCTTCCAGGAGGACGTACTTCACattcaagatttaaaataccTTTAGATGAAAATGATTCGAATTCTTGTAGCATTAGTAAACAAAGCACATTAGCTCGTTTAATCAAGCTagcaaaattaattatttggaatGAAGCTACAATGGCTAAACGTAGTACTATTGAAAAGTTCAACGAAATGCTTAAAGATGTAATGGGTTTAGATAGATTATTCGGTGGTAAAATTGTTGTGTTTGGTGGAGATTTTCGGCAAACCTTACCAGTAATTCTTAAAAGCACTAGAGATGCGATTACAGATGCCTCAATTATTATGTCACCTTTATGGAAAGAATTTGACAAAATAAAGCTCAAGGAAAATATGCGAGCATTTCTCGATCCTGAATTCTCATCTTATTTGCTCAGAATTGGTAATGGAATCGAATATACTAATGAGAAAGAGGAAATCCAAAtaccaaataaaataaacattccATTTGTTGATGATGTTACATCTTTACATGCATTGATAGACATGGTATTTCCAAACATTTCTGATCCGAATATTGATTTCTCTTCATTTGTTAAACGAGCTATACTTACTACAAGAAACGAATTCGTTCATGAAATAAATGATCTCCTAATTAGCAAATTTTCAGGCGAGGAGAAGACATATTTTAGTTGTGATGAAAACACAAGTAATTGTATCATACCAGACCAACAAGAATTATTTCACTGTTTGACCCCCCAAGGGCTTCCTCCTCATAAATtaactttgaaaataaattcACCAATCATATTGCTAAGGAATATTAATCCTACCGAAGGTCTCTGTAATGGAACGCGTCTTCTTTGCAAAGGattcaacaaaaatattatatatgctGAAATTTCAGTAGGAACTCATGCAGGAAAGCCAGTATTTATTCCACGTATAACATTAGAAGCTCCACATGACAATTTTTCAACAATTCCATTTAAAAGAAAACAATTCCCAGTACGTCTATGTTATGCAATGACTATTAACAAAGCACAAGGTCAAACTTTGGATTTTGTTGGTGTCTACTTGAAAGAACCTGTTTTCTCACATGGTCAACTCTATGTTGCTTTATCAAGAGCGAAAAATATAGGTCAAGTAAAAGTGCTTATTAGACCATCAACACCATTAATTCAAAATACGAATTATACAAAAAACATTGTATATCACGAGCTTCTACAAGCTGCAAATATACATTAA
- the LOC142555885 gene encoding replication protein A 70 kDa DNA-binding subunit D-like isoform X1 gives MHVFPPRFVEKTKKHLQDFVIVNEERKPLILTLWEEFLENEAPYLVENVHNMPIILGMRLSVNTFYGLSIGTVPNSTILFEPPIPQAKQLMIWINNNKEYIESVVTEKLYEKAKQAIAPPLSFQIRKISQILSLTEMVKYFWIRATLKITDSEHRLYFLACPGYIFKQICTMELGIYVLLWNITRQKYY, from the exons ATGCATGTGTTTCCACCACGGTTCGTTGAGAAAACTAAAAAACACTTACAGGACTTTGTCATTGTCAACGAAGA ACGCAAGCCTTTAATCCTCACATTATGGGAGGAATTTCTGGAAAACGAAGCTCCTTATCTGGTTGAAAATGTTCACAACATGCCCATCATTTTGGGAATGAGGCTTTCTGTGAACACATTTTACG GGTTGTCCATTGGAACAGTGCCAAATAGTACTATTTTATTTGAGCCTCCCATACCACAAGCCAAACAACTGATGATATG GATAAACAACAACAAAGAATATATTGAAAGTGTTGTTACCGAGAAGTTATATGAAAAAGCAAAACAAGCAATAGCCCCACCTCTTAGCTTTCAGATACGGAAAATCAGTCAAATTCTTAGCTTGACTGAAATG GtcaaatatttttggatcagAGCTACGCTGAAAATAACTGATTCTGAACATCGGTTATACTTTTTAGCTTGTCCAG GTTACATTTTCAAGCAGATTTGTACGATGGAACTGGGAATTTACGTGCTTTTGTGGAACATAACGAGGCAAAAATACTATTAG
- the LOC142555885 gene encoding replication protein A 70 kDa DNA-binding subunit B-like isoform X3, with protein MHVFPPRFVEKTKKHLQDFVIVNEERKPLILTLWEEFLENEAPYLVENVHNMPIILGMRLSVNTFYGLSIGTVPNSTILFEPPIPQAKQLMIWINNNKEYIESVVTEKLYEKAKQAIAPPLSFQIRKISQILSLTEMLVQVVLEHLEEPTK; from the exons ATGCATGTGTTTCCACCACGGTTCGTTGAGAAAACTAAAAAACACTTACAGGACTTTGTCATTGTCAACGAAGA ACGCAAGCCTTTAATCCTCACATTATGGGAGGAATTTCTGGAAAACGAAGCTCCTTATCTGGTTGAAAATGTTCACAACATGCCCATCATTTTGGGAATGAGGCTTTCTGTGAACACATTTTACG GGTTGTCCATTGGAACAGTGCCAAATAGTACTATTTTATTTGAGCCTCCCATACCACAAGCCAAACAACTGATGATATG GATAAACAACAACAAAGAATATATTGAAAGTGTTGTTACCGAGAAGTTATATGAAAAAGCAAAACAAGCAATAGCCCCACCTCTTAGCTTTCAGATACGGAAAATCAGTCAAATTCTTAGCTTGACTGAAATG CTTGTCCAGGTTGTTCTAGAGCATCTGGAGGAGCCTACAAAATGA
- the LOC142555885 gene encoding replication protein A 70 kDa DNA-binding subunit B-like isoform X2, protein MHVFPPRFVEKTKKHLQDFVIVNEERKPLILTLWEEFLENEAPYLVENVHNMPIILGMRLSVNTFYGLSIGTVPNSTILFEPPIPQAKQLMIWINNNKEYIESVVTEKLYEKAKQAIAPPLSFQIRKISQILSLTEMVTFSSRFVRWNWEFTCFCGT, encoded by the exons ATGCATGTGTTTCCACCACGGTTCGTTGAGAAAACTAAAAAACACTTACAGGACTTTGTCATTGTCAACGAAGA ACGCAAGCCTTTAATCCTCACATTATGGGAGGAATTTCTGGAAAACGAAGCTCCTTATCTGGTTGAAAATGTTCACAACATGCCCATCATTTTGGGAATGAGGCTTTCTGTGAACACATTTTACG GGTTGTCCATTGGAACAGTGCCAAATAGTACTATTTTATTTGAGCCTCCCATACCACAAGCCAAACAACTGATGATATG GATAAACAACAACAAAGAATATATTGAAAGTGTTGTTACCGAGAAGTTATATGAAAAAGCAAAACAAGCAATAGCCCCACCTCTTAGCTTTCAGATACGGAAAATCAGTCAAATTCTTAGCTTGACTGAAATG GTTACATTTTCAAGCAGATTTGTACGATGGAACTGGGAATTTACGTGCTTTTGTGGAACATAA
- the LOC142555886 gene encoding thiamine thiazole synthase 2, chloroplastic-like yields MAAMATTITSSISKSSLFDNKSTFYGSPITQRVAQPFKSAAQNSPITMSAVPYDLDSFTFQPIKESIVSREMTRRYMMDMITYADTDVVIVGAGSAGLSCAYELSKNPDINIAIIEQSVSPGGGAWLGGQLFSAMVVRKPAHKFLDELEIEYDEQDDYVVINHAALFTSTIMSKLLAKPNVKLFNAVAAEDLIVKGGRVSGVVTNWALVSMNHDTQSCMDPNVMEAKVVVSSCGHDGPFGATGVKRLKSIGMIDSVPGMKALDMNAAEDAIVKLTREIVPGMIVTGMEVAEIDGSPRMGPTFGAMMISGQKAAHLALRALGLPNALDGNQNSVKSAQPEFVLASLESNEIIDA; encoded by the exons ATGGCGGCCATGGCTACAACCATCACCTCTTCCATCTCTAAATCCTCCCTATTCGACAACAAATCCACCTTCTATGGTTCCCCAATCACCCAACGCGTCGCTCAGCCCTTTAAATCCGCCGCACAAAACTCACCAATCACCATGTCCGCCGTTCCATACGACCTCGACAGCTTCACCTTCCAACCCATCAAAGAATCTATCGTTTCCCGTGAAATGACTCGCCGGTACATGATGGATATGATAACCTACGCCGACACCGACGTGGTCATCGTCGGTGCCGGCTCCGCCGGTCTCTCCTGCGCTTACGAGCTCAGCAAAAACCCCGACATCAACATCGCGATAATCGAGCAATCAGTCAGCCCTGGCGGCGGTGCGTGGCTCGGGGGACAGCTCTTCTCTGCCATGGTTGTCCGTAAGCCTGCGCACAAGTTTCTTGACGAACTCGAAATCGAATACGATGAGCAGGACGACTATGTGGTGATCAATCACGCCGCTCTTTTCACCTCCACCATCATGAGCAAGCTGCTGGCCAAGCCCAACGTGAAGCTGTTCAATGCCGTTGCGGCGGAGGATTTGATCGTGAAGGGAGGCAGGGTCAGCGGCGTGGTGACCAACTGGGCCCTGGTTTCGATGAACCACGACACACAGTCGTGCATGGACCCGAACGTGATGGAGGCGAAAGTGGTGGTGAGCTCCTGCGGCCACGACGGACCCTTCGGTGCCACAGGAGTGAAGCGGCTTAAGAGCATCGGAATGATCGACAGCGTGCCCGGAATGAAAGCCCTCGACATGAACGCGGCAGAAGACGCCATCGTCAAGCTCACGAGAGAGATTGTGCCAGGAATGATCGTCACCGGCATGGAAGTCGCCGAAATCGACGGATCTCCCAGAATG GGTCCAACATTCGGGGCGATGATGATTTCGGGGCAGAAAGCAGCGCACTTGGCGTTAAGGGCATTGGGACTGCCAAATGCATTGGATGGCAATCAAAACTCAGTCAAATCTGCTCAACCTGAATTCGTTCTGGCCTCTCTCGAATCTAATGAGATTATTGATGCGTAG